Within the Nicotiana tabacum cultivar K326 chromosome 11, ASM71507v2, whole genome shotgun sequence genome, the region AAATGTCCTAAAGTTTTGTTACCTTTACAAATAAGTCCTACTAAAGGGATCTATATCAAAGCCACCCAAAGTCAAAAAACCAATCTTTGCGCGTGTTAAAGTGTCCTATATTGGTTGAGGAATAGGTCGTTGTCTCTTTATATGGTCTTGAGCAATCtttatgattaaaaaaaatagatgGTAATACTTTGTTCATGTAAGATGAACCCTGAGTTAAACACGGTGTGAAAGCACTACCTGATGTGTGTATGCATAAGCCAAAgccctttcccttctcaaggCAGCCTCCTGCTTGCTTTGGAGGTTTGCTTCAACTTGTTCCCTTGACTGTGTGCTGTCATTCCAAATatccccaaatttctacaaaatgTAAAATTGAGCCAAAGccaaaaggaagaggaaactatGATAGCAGGTACTTAAACTATCCAAATAGAAGCAAATAATCAGAAATAAGTGGAATGACCAAAGCAGCTTTCAAAGTTTGAGGCAGAGAAtattaaaacaagttgtcacaGTAATAGCAGATTATTTTGAAACAAGACACAGAAATAAAGGATATATATAACTAGAAACAAATTAAACATCGATATGTCTTAACATAGAAATGCAATCTATTCAATTAGTGTTCAAAGGTATACTCACGGATGCTATCAACTTCTCCTGCTCCTTCTCGTTCTTCTGTTGGAAGAGAGCCATCTTGTCCTCTAACATTCTAATTCTTCTGGTATGAATCTCAGATTGAACACGAGCTACTGTATGCATGTACCTTAAAGCAGAAGTGGCTTGCCGTTTGACAGATTGCCCTTCAACCATTTTCTTCAACCTCACTAGTCCTCTCAAAGCCCTGAATCCCCTCCTAGCCTGTACAAAACGAGGAACGTATAACGTAGTCATCTCATGTAAGCTATTTTAAATGTTCACACTATTCCGACACTGTGACTAATTTCAACAAACTTGTAGAGTTGTTGTAGGATTTCCATTTAGAGAATAGTGAAGACTATATAGTGAGCAGCTCCAGCATTTTCAAACTCTAAAGCTAATCAACGTGTAAGCAAATCTTTCAACCCTCCTGGTATTCtataaagaagaaaacaaaaatcatATAATTGAAAAGAGAAGAGTATTCAGATCGGTAACACAATCATGCAGTTTTAGCCTGTCAACTGATGCATCTGAATAATCTGTAAGTGGAACCAAAAATGTGTCCAAATATGTAGGCAGAATAGATCAAGACCTCCCTGAACTTGACGACTTTTATTCAGTACACACCTAAACTTTATATTGGCCTAATTACCCCCTTAAGTTGGCAATTTAATAGCCTTGACTCCCCTTGGATGTTGATGTGGCAAAGAGCGTGAATACACTCTCTATTCTGCTTTATTAGCTTAAATTACATTACTTGATAGGTACCTTACCATATATCCACGAAAAGCTGTTTCTATCATGATAGCTGCAAACTCTTCCTTCGATTCACCTAATTCACGTGCTGTAACAGCAGTAGCAAGCGCACCAGCGTAGGAATGCTCATTTTGCTCATTCTCGGCTTCCGCGAATCTCATCTGCTCTATAGGAGGAGCGGCTGCAGGATCCGCTGTTGTGGTATGTGCACCGGAAGAATCCAAGTCCGCGTTCTTCTGCTTCTGGAACCATTTTCTAGATTTTTGGTTTTGCTGGTGGAAAAGAAATTTGCACGGTATGTAAAGTAATCCAAAAATAACATACCAAAAGCAGAAATAAGTAGGAATTCAAATCATTCACTACCTTCTCTTTCTTCTTGTTCTTAGTACAAAGAACCTTTTTTACTGCAGAAAAACAGCTTCCCTTTTTCCCCATTCTTTATCCATGCATAAAGAGacgaagcaaaaaaaaaaacaatcagtCAATTATGTATTAATcacaaattattttttgaaaaagaacatgATCATTCATTGGAAAAATGTCTACTTCACATTAACCATGCATTACAAGGACATCAGAAAAGCAATAAGCCAAAAGCATCAAGAAAACACAAAGccaaagaggaaagaaaaaattGATTGATTTATTCCAAATATACTCCACTTAATAACTCAATCCTAACAAATACCTCTGCAAAGTTTGTCTCTTTTCTCTTGACAAAATAATCTGCCTACAACAATAAAGCTGTGTCTGTTAGAATATGATTGTGATGAAAGCTTCAAACATTTGGAAGTAGTGGACTTGTGATAGACAAAACGAAAAAGAGTGGAAGACAAGAATAACAGACATGGggggtattttggtatttttagtCTGCCGGCTTTGGAGTTAGTTACACTGCAGATAACTGACTTTCTGTCTTTCGCTTATGTATACATGGTACCCACTATCTGAAATTGTACCTCTTGACACAAGAATTCTTATGCGTCTGACATTGTCTTTTGTAGAATTGGAGTTCATTATCCTTACATTACATTATTGTACGTTATTTACGTCATACCTTTTGAGATGCGATCTTTTTTCGAACCTTATGTAAACTCGGGATGCCGTATGCACCGGGCTGCTATGCACTAATATTAAAGTACTTCATCTAATTTTCCATTTGGAAAAGTGCCTTCAATTTATAAATCAAAAGTATTAAACTCTACTAATTTGGAAGTACAATGAAGTGATGTGACACATTTACATAACTTGGTCTACTCTCTTTTTTTCCAAACTAAGTGATGTGACATACTTGCACACTTACGCGAAGGCTCCCCTTCACATAACTGATAAAGTTGTTATTATataggttcgagccgtggaaacaacatCTGCCAGAAATATAAGGTAAGActacgtacaatagacccttgtaaTCCGGCTCTTCCCGGATCTCATGCATAGCGAAAGCTTAGTGCACTGGGTTAcccttttttattatttaaagaaGTTCCTTTCTATATAAATCTGTTTTCCAAAAATTAATGCCTTTTAATAAGTGAATATTAAAATGATAATTCCAATAAATTGTTTTTAAGTAGATAACAACTAGTACTTATTAGCTAATCAAAGTGCAAACAAGTGACAGACGAGAAGAATGGAACCATAGGCTCCTATGGCTTCCTCAGTCACAGCTTCACTTAGCTTATTGCTAGACAAGAATGCAAATCGACTCCTTACACGCAGAATGTTGATCACCACGTTCATTGAAACAGGTTGACAAGCTACTTTCTTGTTCTAGGACCGGAAGATCCTCTATCTATTAGCATACTCGTAGACCTACGAGATGATGGTTCGAGCAATGCTGGGATCAGGTAAGAACATAGTTGGTTCTTTGGTTGAAAGATTTAGGTATTTTTAAACCAGAAGCTTTTATCAAATGAACAGCATTTGCAAAGACAATTCACATTTCAGCACATATTACAAATGAGTCTGAAGTTTCATGAAGCTGATGTTTCCTCAGTTTTTGCTCGTTTCGATGGAGGTGAACACAAGTCTCTAACATCTGAGCCGTGATCTTCACAAGTTTCCCTTTCCAGTGAGTTCCCTTCCTTGTTTTTGCCATGTGTAAACTCCCCTGCGGAACTTGAAGCATTGTTCGAACTAAGAGGATCCTGCTCTAGTGCTTCTGATTTATCGTTGGGAGGCAAATGCTTCGTCTTGGTGGATGGTGAAGGATGTTCATCTGTTTTTAGTGATGATGATATCTTTAGATCTTTCCCCATGCCTTTTGTCTTCTCAAACATCATTTCGAGGTATTTACCCTGTTCTTCAATCCGCAACTGCAACTTTCTTTGGATCTGCAGAAAGGGATATGTTCTAATTATACAGATACTtcatagaattttttttt harbors:
- the LOC107762625 gene encoding protein IQ-DOMAIN 3-like → MGKKGSCFSAVKKVLCTKNKKKEKQNQKSRKWFQKQKNADLDSSGAHTTTADPAAAPPIEQMRFAEAENEQNEHSYAGALATAVTARELGESKEEFAAIMIETAFRGYMARRGFRALRGLVRLKKMVEGQSVKRQATSALRYMHTVARVQSEIHTRRIRMLEDKMALFQQKNEKEQEKLIASKFGDIWNDSTQSREQVEANLQSKQEAALRRERALAYAYTHQKTQRHPSKATNQTFTDSKNPQWGWSCLERRMVSRLWEDKSAFDKELNSIQHTAKLPTNHATSVGEFDHSRRDFHLDNVPSPTAHKQSQSPSTPRSTPVRIRLANPRRSSNVDGDSRSIANGQSDRGRRHSISSIREHESLARFPHVPSYMAAKESAKTTKLHLPSSLDFKKNGTPEKGTCNSAKKRLSFSTSPRGPRRHSDPQS